The following proteins are encoded in a genomic region of Sorangiineae bacterium MSr12523:
- a CDS encoding GNAT family N-acetyltransferase translates to MLTVLNVAYPFVPVTPDAVGGAEQILSAVQKAAKHAGHRSLVLGCEGSEADGQLFTVPRADGPFTPARLAEVERRYRAEIERIVEEAAVDVVHMHGVDFHAYLPDAPTPVLATLHLPPEWYPPQIFTEKRPHTYFNCVSHSQRQRCPSSEVLLEDVPNGVDLSRFHPSHEDGGYALVLGRICPEKGTHVALDAAHRADVPLLVAGEVFPFPEHLRYFEKEVRPRLDARRRFIGPVGRRGKRRLLARASCVIVPSVVPETSSLVSMEALASGTPVIAFPNGALPEIVAHGRTGFLVRDFTEMVDAIRKARTLTSEDCRATAERFALDTMCGRYLSIYERIARRAPARIRGSRAVTTIEIDDVARLHALETEWDDLWARSPEATVFQRPQWLLPWCTHLLQGRLRVVAIRRGARLIGTAPFFVWNDGGRRVLSLLGAGVSDYADMLVDPEERDAVMRALGDWLDTAGGWDRGLWSELPSGSPLLELTRGRGVTADEQDVCPGLELTGHHSLRDALSSRKWASIRLARSRAERHGGVHFTEATAGTFGALFSRLVELHTARWREHGGGMLADPRVRAFHLDAGPRLMAQGALTLSGVHIGGTLAGVLYTFHDRRASRCYLSGFDAALGDASPGTLAFAHALECAIARGDACLDFLRGGESYKYSWGALDRRRVHRATWDRPCGSNQWPG, encoded by the coding sequence ATGCTCACCGTCTTGAACGTCGCGTATCCGTTCGTGCCGGTCACGCCGGACGCCGTCGGAGGCGCCGAACAGATCCTCAGCGCCGTGCAAAAAGCAGCCAAACATGCCGGGCATCGCTCGCTCGTGCTCGGCTGCGAGGGCTCGGAAGCCGATGGCCAACTCTTCACGGTGCCGCGGGCGGATGGCCCCTTTACGCCGGCACGTTTGGCCGAAGTCGAGCGACGTTACCGGGCGGAGATCGAGCGCATCGTGGAGGAGGCCGCGGTGGACGTCGTGCACATGCATGGTGTCGACTTTCACGCGTACCTGCCCGATGCCCCCACCCCCGTGCTGGCCACGCTGCATCTGCCGCCGGAGTGGTACCCCCCACAGATTTTCACGGAGAAGCGCCCGCACACGTACTTCAACTGCGTTTCGCATTCGCAACGCCAGCGTTGCCCGAGCAGTGAAGTGCTGCTCGAGGACGTCCCCAACGGGGTGGACCTTTCGCGGTTTCACCCGAGCCACGAAGATGGAGGCTACGCGCTGGTGTTGGGGCGAATTTGTCCCGAGAAGGGCACGCACGTGGCGCTCGATGCCGCCCATCGGGCGGACGTGCCGCTGCTGGTCGCAGGCGAGGTGTTTCCTTTTCCGGAGCATCTTCGTTACTTCGAAAAAGAGGTGCGCCCTCGGCTCGACGCGCGGCGCCGATTCATCGGGCCGGTGGGGCGTCGGGGCAAGCGACGGCTTCTGGCGCGCGCATCGTGCGTGATCGTGCCGAGTGTGGTCCCGGAGACGAGTTCGCTGGTCAGCATGGAGGCGCTCGCATCCGGCACGCCCGTGATTGCCTTTCCCAACGGGGCGCTGCCCGAGATCGTCGCGCACGGCCGCACGGGGTTTCTCGTGCGCGATTTCACCGAAATGGTGGACGCGATTCGCAAAGCGCGAACGCTCACGTCCGAGGACTGCCGCGCCACCGCCGAGCGATTTGCGCTCGATACGATGTGCGGGCGTTATCTAAGCATCTACGAGCGCATCGCGCGGCGTGCACCGGCACGCATCCGTGGGTCGAGGGCCGTGACGACCATCGAGATCGACGACGTGGCGCGGCTGCACGCGCTTGAGACCGAGTGGGACGACCTCTGGGCGCGCTCGCCAGAGGCCACCGTGTTCCAAAGGCCTCAGTGGCTGCTCCCCTGGTGCACGCATTTGCTCCAGGGCCGGCTGCGCGTCGTGGCCATTCGGCGGGGCGCGCGACTCATTGGCACCGCGCCTTTTTTCGTGTGGAACGATGGTGGGCGGCGCGTGCTCTCGCTGTTGGGCGCGGGTGTCTCGGACTACGCCGACATGCTCGTCGACCCCGAAGAACGCGATGCCGTCATGCGCGCCCTGGGCGATTGGCTCGACACCGCCGGCGGTTGGGACCGCGGCCTGTGGAGCGAGCTCCCCTCCGGCTCGCCGCTCCTCGAGCTGACCCGGGGGCGAGGCGTCACGGCCGACGAGCAAGACGTCTGCCCCGGGCTCGAGCTGACGGGGCACCACAGCCTGCGCGATGCGCTTTCATCACGCAAATGGGCGAGCATCCGCCTTGCGCGAAGCCGTGCGGAGCGTCACGGCGGCGTCCATTTCACCGAGGCGACGGCCGGCACCTTCGGGGCGCTGTTTTCGCGCTTGGTGGAGCTGCACACGGCGCGGTGGCGGGAGCACGGCGGCGGCATGCTCGCCGATCCGCGTGTGCGCGCCTTTCACCTGGACGCGGGCCCCCGACTCATGGCGCAGGGTGCACTCACGCTCTCGGGCGTGCACATCGGAGGCACGCTGGCGGGGGTTCTCTACACGTTTCACGACCGGCGGGCGAGCCGTTGCTACCTGAGCGGCTTCGATGCGGCCTTGGGGGACGCGAGCCCGGGCACCCTCGCCTTTGCGCACGCGCTCGAATGCGCCATCGCGCGCGGCGACGCATGCCTCGACTTTCTACGCGGAGGTGAGTCTTACAAGTACTCGTGGGGCGCTTTGGACCGCAGGCGCGTCCATCGCGCTACTTGGGACAGGCCCTGCGGATCGAATCAATGGCCTGGTTGA
- a CDS encoding MFS transporter, with the protein MIRFLRDNPIFARLWIGQLLCQSSTRMFQIAMMWWALGHAQTHPGLTGGVLLLMGVVPSVVLVNRIGRTVEKTPFRSLLLRCDAFAALTSGAFALLAYFGYASVPLLFVVVLLLATYQGFYDPTLNRAAPQLVPGSSLEKAVAFLTSTQSVASFTGAVLGALVIERLGLVGTALLNVAGYSASFVFNRMLPRPEPAPTTEGEPPPAGAPDEEGAWRSLRRFPFIRSILLAFAAVNFFGTPSLIVLPTYVKWTLHGTAATLATVEACMWLGLIAGTFGAGKIAFGGSNTVRLSALCIACMGLAVLVPGLTIGTVVYAAALACVGAALGVNNVKMVSWFQQNVPASHKGRFFAAMQAVCAGATPLAFAIFGQITDTLGPARTCLVQAAGILVVSAWIFLLSRRDAASATDLRLPEAT; encoded by the coding sequence ATGATTCGTTTTCTTCGAGATAATCCAATCTTCGCGCGGTTGTGGATCGGGCAGCTTCTCTGCCAATCGTCGACCCGCATGTTTCAAATTGCGATGATGTGGTGGGCGCTGGGGCATGCGCAAACGCACCCGGGGCTCACCGGCGGTGTGCTCTTGCTCATGGGCGTCGTGCCTTCCGTGGTGCTGGTGAATCGCATCGGGCGCACCGTCGAGAAGACGCCGTTTCGATCGCTTCTTCTGCGTTGCGACGCATTTGCGGCGCTCACGTCCGGTGCCTTTGCGCTGCTCGCCTATTTCGGTTATGCGAGCGTTCCGCTGCTGTTCGTCGTGGTGCTGCTTTTGGCCACGTACCAAGGTTTCTACGATCCCACGTTGAACCGCGCGGCGCCGCAGCTCGTGCCTGGGTCGTCCTTGGAAAAAGCCGTTGCCTTTCTGACCAGCACGCAATCCGTCGCAAGCTTCACCGGCGCCGTGCTCGGTGCCCTGGTGATCGAGCGCCTCGGCCTCGTGGGCACCGCCCTCCTCAATGTGGCCGGCTACAGCGCGTCGTTCGTGTTCAATCGCATGCTTCCACGTCCGGAGCCGGCGCCCACGACGGAGGGCGAGCCCCCGCCTGCCGGGGCACCCGATGAAGAAGGCGCTTGGCGCAGCCTTCGCCGTTTTCCCTTCATCCGCAGCATCTTGCTCGCTTTCGCCGCGGTGAACTTCTTCGGCACGCCGTCGCTCATCGTCCTCCCGACGTACGTCAAATGGACCCTGCACGGAACCGCCGCAACGTTGGCCACCGTGGAGGCCTGCATGTGGCTCGGCCTCATCGCGGGTACCTTCGGCGCAGGCAAAATCGCCTTTGGCGGCTCCAACACGGTCCGACTTTCGGCGCTATGCATCGCGTGCATGGGGCTTGCCGTTCTCGTACCGGGCCTCACCATCGGGACCGTCGTCTACGCCGCCGCCCTGGCGTGTGTCGGCGCGGCGCTCGGTGTGAACAACGTCAAAATGGTCTCTTGGTTCCAACAGAACGTACCCGCCTCGCACAAGGGCCGCTTCTTCGCCGCCATGCAGGCCGTCTGCGCGGGGGCCACGCCGCTCGCGTTCGCGATCTTCGGCCAGATCACCGACACTCTGGGACCGGCGCGCACGTGCCTCGTGCAAGCGGCGGGTATCCTGGTGGTGAGCGCGTGGATCTTCCTTCTCTCCCGGCGCGACGCGGCTTCCGCGACCGACCTTCGTCTGCCGGAGGCCACATGA
- a CDS encoding M1 family metallopeptidase yields the protein MRSRFRSISPFAISAALILLGGSAIAASPGSSGLGDPYYPTDGNGGYDVDNYNLHLTYRPSTGVLSGTTTIKATAVQDLSAFNLDFALAVSAVKVNGANATFSRSGNEYTVTPASSLPGSSAFTVEVTYSDTPSSVSGTTWKKTSTVAMAVNEPHIARYWFPSSDHPRDKATYDVSIAVPDDGTTVVSNGVLQGTTIEPGGLKRWNWHSGVPAATYLTFVTIGKIAQTSTTSGGRPFITGYASDVTGSNLTNAKNSLNRTPEIINYLSTVFGPYPFEAIGGVVVKGIGFALETQTRPVYSASFFSSGTSSSVVAHENAHQWWGDSVSVDTWRNIWLNEGFASYAEWLWSEHIGNGTAQELANSTYNSHSSGSSFWQVVVAEPGAGNEFNSAIYDRGALGVHAVRVAVGDSTFFNILKTWQSERKSSTGTIEQFLALSERLSGRSLRSVFDTWLFKKGRPASPPGVSTVDAFASQAEPPSFAEIQHTHQLLAAGESR from the coding sequence ATGCGCTCTCGTTTTCGAAGCATTTCTCCATTTGCCATTAGCGCGGCATTGATTCTGTTGGGCGGTAGTGCCATCGCGGCCAGTCCGGGGTCGTCCGGTTTGGGTGATCCGTATTATCCGACCGACGGCAATGGCGGCTATGACGTCGACAATTACAATCTTCATTTGACCTATCGCCCGAGCACCGGGGTGCTTTCGGGTACGACGACCATCAAGGCCACGGCGGTGCAAGATCTGTCGGCCTTCAATCTCGACTTTGCCCTCGCCGTGAGTGCCGTCAAAGTCAATGGCGCGAATGCGACGTTCTCGCGCAGCGGCAACGAATACACGGTAACCCCGGCGTCTTCCCTTCCGGGCAGCAGCGCATTCACCGTCGAGGTGACGTATTCGGATACGCCTTCGTCGGTTTCGGGTACCACGTGGAAGAAGACCTCCACGGTGGCCATGGCCGTGAACGAACCGCACATTGCGCGTTACTGGTTCCCGAGCAGCGACCACCCGCGCGACAAGGCCACGTACGACGTTTCGATTGCCGTTCCCGACGACGGGACCACCGTGGTTTCGAACGGCGTGCTCCAGGGCACCACCATCGAACCGGGCGGTTTGAAACGATGGAATTGGCATAGCGGCGTTCCGGCGGCGACGTATTTGACCTTCGTCACCATCGGCAAGATTGCGCAGACCTCCACGACGTCGGGCGGCCGGCCCTTCATCACCGGGTATGCGTCCGACGTCACGGGCTCGAATCTCACCAATGCCAAAAACAGCCTCAATCGGACGCCGGAAATCATCAATTATTTGAGCACGGTCTTTGGCCCCTACCCCTTCGAAGCCATTGGCGGCGTGGTGGTGAAGGGCATCGGCTTCGCACTGGAAACGCAGACGCGGCCGGTCTACAGCGCGAGCTTCTTTTCCTCCGGGACCAGCAGCAGCGTGGTCGCCCACGAGAATGCCCATCAGTGGTGGGGCGACAGCGTCTCGGTGGATACGTGGCGCAATATTTGGCTGAACGAGGGCTTCGCCTCCTACGCCGAGTGGCTATGGTCCGAGCACATCGGCAACGGCACCGCGCAGGAGCTCGCGAACTCCACGTACAATTCGCACTCGTCGGGCAGCTCGTTCTGGCAGGTGGTGGTCGCCGAGCCAGGCGCGGGCAACGAATTCAACTCCGCGATTTACGACCGCGGGGCCCTCGGCGTGCACGCAGTGCGCGTCGCCGTGGGCGATTCGACGTTCTTCAACATTCTGAAGACGTGGCAATCCGAGCGCAAATCGAGCACCGGCACCATCGAGCAATTCCTCGCCCTTTCCGAGCGCCTCTCGGGCCGCTCCTTGCGCAGCGTCTTCGACACGTGGCTCTTCAAGAAAGGCCGCCCCGCAAGCCCGCCCGGCGTCTCCACCGTCGACGCCTTCGCGTCCCAAGCGGAGCCCCCCTCCTTCGCCGAAATCCAGCACACCCACCAGCTCCTCGCGGCAGGCGAATCCCGATAG
- a CDS encoding phospholipase C, phosphocholine-specific, whose product MSTDSKDITRRDFLAGLTGAAALTACGSEGDESPIPGGPLDGSPGNADGPSPDGSSPTNPRGGSLADIEHVVILMQENRSFDHYYGAMRGVRGFADRAAVPLSTGRSVLYQPDKWRVFDGKYLLPFHVDTKTTNGQQLADLAHGWSDQHNAVADGANDGWVSVKGELTMAYFTQADVPFHQALADAFTICDHNFCSVLGPTTPNRLHLFTGTIDADGKYGRPTTGNPSDYKPVLSWTTYPERLQEKGITWKVYSNHEVGDDPSGHPFVGDYGDNPLWLFHAYHDALKDPAKKDLADRAGVREEWEPDSGKGKDVNHVLADFINDCNANALPKVSWIVAPYGYTEHPTARPVDGAAYIQGVLNALWAHPEIWAKTAVIINYDENDGFFDHVPPPLAPPNTPGEWVEGKPVGFGPRVPMLIISPWSRGGWVNSQVFDHTSVIRFLEKLTGVVEPNISNWRRTISGDLTSCFDFTTKDTSIPELPDTAVLRKQADDAQGSLPPPLPPLPGQQKVPVQESGTRKARPLPYQPVAKATVDAANAKVSLSIDNQGDAALQLFAYDALNLATPGRYDVGPKGNATASISVTDREKKYALTLLGPNRFLAQFSGTLDAPSAGVEVLPSIGGDPASPKLTLTFTNASAAPVTVTVKALYYRNDGPWTYVLEPGQTTSNTWDPLSDSQGWYDLDASIDADPSFRRRFSGRLENGREGITG is encoded by the coding sequence GTGAGCACCGATTCCAAAGATATTACGCGACGCGACTTTCTTGCGGGCCTCACCGGCGCCGCAGCCCTTACCGCCTGCGGCTCCGAGGGGGACGAATCGCCGATTCCCGGCGGCCCCCTGGATGGCTCCCCGGGAAATGCCGATGGTCCATCTCCGGATGGGTCATCACCGACGAATCCACGCGGTGGATCCCTCGCCGATATCGAACATGTCGTCATTTTGATGCAGGAAAATCGCTCCTTCGACCATTACTACGGCGCCATGCGCGGCGTTCGCGGTTTTGCCGACCGGGCGGCCGTTCCCCTGAGCACGGGGCGAAGTGTCCTGTATCAACCCGATAAGTGGCGTGTCTTCGACGGGAAATACCTGCTTCCGTTCCACGTGGACACGAAGACGACGAACGGGCAACAACTCGCCGATCTCGCCCACGGCTGGAGCGACCAACACAACGCCGTGGCCGACGGAGCGAACGATGGGTGGGTCAGCGTCAAGGGCGAGCTGACCATGGCCTATTTCACCCAGGCCGACGTGCCCTTCCACCAGGCCTTGGCCGACGCCTTCACCATTTGCGATCACAATTTCTGCTCGGTGTTGGGGCCCACCACCCCGAATCGACTGCACCTGTTCACCGGCACCATCGACGCCGACGGCAAATATGGAAGGCCCACCACCGGCAATCCTTCCGACTACAAGCCCGTCCTCTCCTGGACCACGTACCCCGAGCGCCTCCAGGAAAAGGGCATTACCTGGAAAGTGTATTCCAACCACGAGGTGGGCGATGATCCATCCGGCCATCCTTTCGTGGGCGATTACGGAGACAACCCGCTCTGGCTCTTCCACGCGTACCACGATGCGCTGAAAGATCCCGCCAAGAAGGACCTGGCCGACCGCGCCGGCGTTCGCGAGGAGTGGGAGCCGGACTCCGGCAAGGGCAAAGACGTGAATCACGTCCTGGCCGACTTCATCAACGACTGCAACGCGAACGCGCTGCCCAAGGTGTCGTGGATCGTTGCCCCGTACGGGTACACGGAGCATCCCACCGCGCGCCCCGTCGATGGCGCCGCGTACATCCAAGGCGTTCTCAATGCCCTGTGGGCCCATCCCGAGATTTGGGCCAAGACGGCGGTCATCATCAACTACGACGAGAACGATGGCTTTTTCGACCATGTGCCTCCGCCCCTTGCGCCGCCGAACACGCCGGGCGAGTGGGTCGAGGGCAAGCCCGTGGGCTTCGGCCCGCGCGTGCCGATGCTCATCATCTCCCCATGGTCGCGGGGCGGGTGGGTCAATTCGCAGGTCTTCGACCACACCTCGGTCATTCGCTTCCTGGAGAAGCTGACCGGCGTGGTGGAGCCCAACATTTCCAATTGGCGGCGAACGATCAGCGGAGATTTGACCAGCTGTTTCGATTTTACCACCAAGGATACGTCGATTCCCGAATTGCCCGATACCGCCGTGTTGCGCAAGCAGGCCGACGATGCGCAGGGCAGCCTCCCGCCGCCGCTGCCTCCGTTGCCTGGGCAGCAAAAGGTCCCCGTCCAGGAGTCGGGCACCCGCAAGGCGCGACCGCTTCCGTACCAGCCCGTTGCCAAGGCAACCGTGGATGCGGCGAACGCCAAGGTCTCGTTGAGCATCGACAACCAGGGCGATGCGGCACTGCAGTTGTTCGCATACGACGCGCTCAACCTGGCCACGCCGGGTCGCTACGACGTAGGGCCGAAGGGAAACGCCACGGCCTCCATTTCCGTCACCGACCGCGAGAAAAAATACGCCCTCACGCTGCTGGGGCCCAATCGCTTCCTCGCGCAGTTCTCGGGCACCCTCGATGCGCCGAGCGCGGGGGTCGAGGTGCTGCCATCCATCGGAGGCGATCCGGCGTCACCCAAGCTAACCCTGACATTCACCAATGCGTCCGCCGCGCCGGTCACCGTGACCGTCAAGGCGCTGTACTACCGCAACGATGGCCCATGGACCTACGTGCTCGAGCCGGGCCAAACCACCTCGAACACCTGGGATCCGCTGAGTGATTCCCAGGGCTGGTACGACCTCGACGCCAGCATCGACGCCGACCCCTCCTTCCGCCGCCGCTTCTCGGGCCGCCTCGAAAACGGCCGTGAAGGCATTACCGGCTAG